A DNA window from Paenibacillus andongensis contains the following coding sequences:
- a CDS encoding DUF421 domain-containing protein, protein MNVYVEILIRAVLAILLLLFIAKVLGKQTISNMTFHDFVTGITLGAIAANLAFNEELKLTHLILSLIVIAVTSYLLSVIALKNRKMRNWISGSPTVLMEGGKILEDNMRKVRYTLDSLDQALREKGIFNIEEVDYAVLEDNGELSVLKKDEYQYVTKKDMMIHPNGQVFPVELIMDGKMMEKNLENNGLTKEWLEREVRRKGKQISDVFYAARGTKQQLVFDFYEDGIQQAIDKE, encoded by the coding sequence ATGAATGTCTACGTGGAGATTCTGATTCGGGCCGTTCTAGCTATTTTATTGCTTCTGTTTATTGCCAAAGTACTTGGTAAACAGACGATATCCAATATGACGTTTCATGATTTTGTGACCGGTATTACATTAGGGGCTATTGCCGCTAACTTGGCATTCAATGAAGAATTAAAACTAACGCATTTGATTTTATCGCTCATTGTCATTGCCGTTACGTCCTATTTATTATCCGTCATTGCATTGAAGAACCGCAAAATGAGGAACTGGATATCCGGTTCTCCAACGGTACTTATGGAAGGCGGGAAAATTCTTGAAGATAACATGAGAAAAGTAAGATACACACTGGATTCATTAGACCAAGCTTTAAGAGAAAAGGGGATTTTTAATATAGAGGAAGTGGACTATGCCGTACTTGAGGATAATGGCGAGTTATCGGTATTAAAAAAAGACGAGTACCAATATGTAACGAAAAAGGATATGATGATTCATCCTAACGGGCAAGTTTTTCCAGTAGAATTAATTATGGATGGCAAAATGATGGAGAAAAACCTGGAGAATAACGGACTGACCAAGGAGTGGTTGGAACGGGAGGTAAGACGCAAGGGAAAACAGATATCGGATGTGTTCTACGCGGCAAGAGGTACGAAACAACAGCTCGTCTTTGATTTTTATGAAGATGGAATCCAACAAGCGATTGATAAAGAATAG
- a CDS encoding sensor histidine kinase, whose product MKTLKIRRLMLFGMLIILVIPRLFYEIPGMLDRYVFERNLQTQQQIALTTVVSELTANISFWRDASWQSALREKTIPYHMGVLLLDSADREIFRSAAIESGANPARQASVVEGGQLLGNVLLYMPDQGRGSVTATICAVLSAILAILFIGYQMGQVVVKPLEAMSAAAKRIAGGDLDFELPGSTVAEIADVRASFQAMGNGLRESLTRQSKLEEERRFFISAIAHDLRSPLFVLRGFLTRLERGLTDNPEKISRYITICSHKAEQLDRLVSDLFAYTKMEYMGQIQRLEQVEFNTLLSETLDDYHAIAREKQLAIVYDPPDEPCMLQGDAHLLSRAVRNVLDNALRHTPSNGTIKVKCYMEKNQISFIVEDTGPGIADQDLPHIFEPFYRGDESRNPDSGATGLGLTISRRILRAHSGDLIVQNRSTSGGAIFTGWIS is encoded by the coding sequence ATGAAGACGTTAAAAATACGCCGATTGATGCTTTTCGGCATGTTGATCATCCTCGTTATTCCCCGTTTATTCTATGAAATTCCAGGCATGCTTGATCGGTATGTATTCGAACGAAACCTACAGACGCAGCAACAAATTGCATTAACTACGGTAGTAAGCGAGTTGACAGCGAACATTTCCTTTTGGAGGGACGCGAGTTGGCAATCGGCGCTGCGCGAAAAAACCATTCCTTATCACATGGGAGTCTTGCTTCTGGATTCTGCAGATCGCGAGATTTTCCGTTCCGCTGCCATCGAATCCGGAGCAAATCCAGCTCGACAAGCATCTGTTGTGGAAGGAGGGCAGTTGCTGGGGAATGTGCTCTTATACATGCCAGATCAAGGTAGAGGTAGCGTTACAGCCACTATTTGTGCCGTGCTCTCTGCGATACTTGCTATCCTATTTATCGGGTATCAAATGGGCCAAGTGGTCGTAAAGCCTCTCGAAGCCATGAGTGCAGCAGCAAAACGGATTGCCGGTGGTGATCTAGACTTTGAACTGCCCGGATCGACCGTCGCGGAAATCGCTGATGTACGTGCATCCTTCCAAGCGATGGGTAACGGACTTCGGGAGTCGTTAACACGCCAGTCCAAGCTGGAGGAAGAACGTCGGTTCTTTATCAGTGCGATCGCTCATGATCTTAGGTCGCCGCTGTTTGTTCTGCGTGGTTTTTTGACTAGGCTGGAACGGGGACTTACCGATAATCCGGAGAAAATTTCCAGGTATATCACGATCTGTTCCCACAAGGCTGAACAACTCGATCGCCTAGTCTCGGATCTCTTTGCGTACACGAAGATGGAATATATGGGGCAAATCCAACGCTTAGAGCAAGTAGAGTTCAACACATTGCTATCTGAAACACTGGATGATTATCATGCTATCGCCCGGGAAAAACAATTGGCGATCGTTTATGATCCTCCGGATGAGCCGTGCATGCTTCAAGGTGATGCCCATCTACTTAGCCGTGCGGTGAGAAATGTGCTCGACAACGCTCTCCGGCATACCCCGTCTAATGGAACAATTAAAGTGAAGTGTTACATGGAGAAGAACCAGATCTCTTTCATCGTTGAAGATACGGGACCGGGTATTGCCGATCAAGATCTACCTCATATCTTTGAACCTTTCTATCGAGGAGACGAATCAAGAAATCCAGACAGCGGGGCGACCGGGCTTGGGCTTACGATTTCACGCCGAATTCTACGGGCACATAGCGGGGACCTTATCGTTCAGAATCGATCAACATCAGGAGGCGCAATTTTTACAGGGTGGATTTCATGA
- a CDS encoding sodium-dependent transporter — MSNDQTSGKAASKKTGTVERFTSTGFILAAIGSSVGLGNMWKFPYITGKHGGAAFFLLFIICLIIVGLPILLAEMTIGRGGRGNASISFINLTGKKYWGAFGLLSILTAFMIMSYYAVVAGWTLHYTVESFTGLLFQEGSDYKNKFLSFASGYWPIFWQAVVMVVSGWVLAKGVSGGIEKFNKILIPGFLIILLILMVRSLTLPGAAEGVSFFLKPDFSKLDAESALVALGHAFFSLSLGMGCMLTYGSYVDKRQSLGTATLAIGFGDLVYAFIAGLVIFPTVFSYGLQPGEGVGLAFMALPAAFSQMPFGFFFGGLFFLLLAIAALTSAISILEVPVAYAMQKWQWSRKKSAIILSIFCFLVGVPSGLSVGGVLGDFHPGGKSIFDWMDFITSYVLMPFGGLVVTLFTGYAWKKAGEEAGLKGFWYKAWMFLLRVVAPVLIVCVFLHSVGIIKFS, encoded by the coding sequence ATGAGTAACGATCAGACATCAGGAAAAGCAGCAAGCAAGAAAACAGGAACGGTTGAGCGGTTTACGTCTACTGGCTTTATTTTGGCTGCTATCGGCAGTTCGGTAGGCTTAGGAAATATGTGGAAGTTTCCCTACATTACAGGTAAACATGGCGGTGCCGCCTTTTTCCTGTTATTCATCATTTGTTTAATTATTGTTGGCTTGCCTATTTTGCTTGCAGAAATGACGATTGGCCGCGGCGGTAGAGGGAATGCTTCGATATCCTTCATTAATTTGACCGGCAAGAAATACTGGGGAGCATTCGGGTTATTATCGATTCTTACCGCTTTCATGATCATGTCCTACTACGCGGTAGTCGCGGGATGGACGCTTCATTATACAGTAGAATCGTTTACTGGCCTCTTGTTCCAAGAGGGCTCCGACTATAAGAATAAGTTCCTCTCATTCGCTTCAGGCTACTGGCCTATTTTCTGGCAGGCCGTTGTTATGGTGGTTTCAGGCTGGGTTCTTGCGAAAGGGGTTTCAGGTGGTATTGAGAAATTCAATAAAATTTTGATTCCCGGTTTTCTTATCATCTTGTTAATTCTTATGGTCCGTTCGCTTACGCTCCCAGGAGCAGCAGAAGGGGTATCCTTCTTCTTGAAACCTGACTTCTCCAAGCTCGACGCGGAGTCTGCACTCGTTGCTTTGGGACATGCGTTCTTTTCTTTATCGTTAGGGATGGGCTGTATGTTAACCTATGGCTCTTATGTGGATAAAAGACAATCACTCGGTACGGCGACGCTCGCCATTGGTTTCGGTGATTTGGTCTATGCTTTCATTGCCGGTCTAGTTATTTTCCCTACGGTATTCTCCTACGGACTTCAGCCTGGTGAAGGTGTGGGCTTGGCGTTCATGGCGCTGCCTGCAGCGTTCTCACAAATGCCGTTTGGTTTCTTCTTTGGCGGTCTATTCTTCTTGCTGCTAGCCATTGCGGCGTTGACTTCAGCCATTTCCATCTTAGAAGTTCCAGTCGCTTATGCCATGCAGAAATGGCAGTGGAGCCGCAAAAAATCAGCGATTATCTTATCTATCTTTTGCTTCTTGGTAGGCGTTCCTTCAGGGCTTTCTGTTGGAGGCGTGCTAGGGGACTTCCATCCTGGAGGTAAAAGCATTTTTGATTGGATGGACTTCATTACTTCCTATGTTCTGATGCCATTCGGTGGGTTGGTCGTTACCTTGTTTACTGGATACGCTTGGAAAAAAGCTGGAGAAGAAGCGGGTTTGAAAGGTTTTTGGTATAAAGCCTGGATGTTCTTACTTCGCGTCGTTGCTCCCGTACTCATCGTTTGTGTATTCTTGCATTCGGTAGGTATCATTAAATTTTCATAG
- a CDS encoding response regulator transcription factor: MNRKRTVLIVDDDRTIVELMRDFLEDEQFGVIGSFDAGEIMEILNKTSVDCILLDVMMPGQNGFELCRQIRRMSDTPILFFSARGEDVDKIRGLSLGGDDYIVKSATPEEVVARIKAVLRRYSNNEREQKLELSFDRLVIDLKAHEARVEGKPVPFTPKEFDILRLLAENPRQVFTYDQLLHRFWDGIGDKHTVTVHIGRIREKIEDDAKKPTLITNVWGVGYRFEGVPR; this comes from the coding sequence ATGAACCGTAAGCGAACGGTATTGATCGTTGATGATGATCGAACCATCGTCGAATTGATGCGAGACTTTCTCGAAGATGAACAATTCGGGGTAATCGGATCGTTTGACGCTGGGGAGATTATGGAAATATTGAATAAAACGAGCGTGGACTGTATCCTCCTTGACGTCATGATGCCCGGTCAGAACGGCTTTGAACTCTGCCGACAAATCCGCCGTATGAGCGACACACCTATCCTTTTCTTCAGCGCACGAGGCGAAGACGTGGATAAAATACGAGGTTTGAGTTTAGGTGGAGATGATTATATTGTTAAATCCGCTACCCCCGAAGAGGTCGTAGCACGCATAAAGGCCGTCCTCCGTCGTTACAGTAATAACGAAAGAGAGCAGAAGCTCGAATTAAGTTTCGACCGGCTAGTCATCGACTTAAAAGCACATGAAGCAAGAGTTGAAGGTAAGCCGGTTCCTTTTACTCCTAAGGAATTCGATATATTGCGTTTATTGGCGGAAAACCCTCGTCAAGTCTTTACTTATGATCAGCTGCTCCATCGATTTTGGGATGGGATTGGAGACAAGCATACGGTCACGGTTCATATTGGCCGTATTCGTGAGAAGATTGAAGACGATGCCAAAAAGCCTACACTCATTACAAATGTTTGGGGAGTCGGTTACCGCTTTGAAGGAGTGCCCAGATGA
- a CDS encoding NADH:flavin oxidoreductase/NADH oxidase, with translation MTQKLFDSYDLKGLHVNNRIVMAPMCQYSVTAKDGKPNEWHYVHYLSRAIGGTGLIIMEMTDVDPDGRITDFDLGIWSDDHIPAFARIIDGVHAHNGKIGIQIAHAGRKAEDAAVPIAPSAIKFPGAAYKMPRALTTEEVQDVVQKFGDAARRAVQAGVDTIELHGAHGYLIHQFQSPLTNKRDDIYGQDLARFGVEVIQAVKKEMPADMPLIFRISAVEYADGGYDIDHAIELSKAYQAAGVDAFHVSSGGEGPAGERKPGNYPGYQVPFARKIREALNVPVIAVGMLEDPALAESVIGSEDADLVAIARGMLRDPYWATHAAITLRNEPNNVPKQYARAY, from the coding sequence ATGACTCAGAAATTGTTTGATTCGTATGATCTGAAAGGTTTGCACGTAAATAATCGCATAGTCATGGCGCCAATGTGTCAATATTCGGTTACAGCCAAAGACGGGAAGCCGAATGAATGGCACTACGTTCACTATCTTAGCCGCGCTATTGGCGGTACGGGCCTCATTATCATGGAAATGACGGATGTTGACCCTGATGGCCGCATTACCGATTTTGACTTAGGCATATGGTCAGATGATCATATTCCGGCATTCGCTAGAATTATCGACGGTGTACACGCGCATAATGGCAAAATCGGGATTCAGATCGCTCATGCTGGACGCAAAGCAGAAGACGCGGCAGTTCCCATTGCCCCATCTGCGATTAAATTTCCAGGAGCTGCTTACAAAATGCCGCGCGCCCTTACAACCGAAGAGGTCCAAGACGTGGTTCAAAAATTCGGTGACGCAGCCCGCCGTGCTGTACAAGCCGGTGTGGATACGATCGAGCTTCACGGAGCTCACGGCTATTTGATTCATCAGTTCCAATCGCCTCTAACGAATAAGCGCGACGATATTTATGGTCAAGACCTTGCCCGTTTTGGCGTAGAAGTCATTCAAGCCGTCAAAAAAGAAATGCCTGCTGATATGCCGCTCATCTTCCGCATCTCCGCAGTGGAGTATGCCGATGGCGGGTATGATATTGATCATGCCATCGAGCTGTCCAAAGCCTACCAAGCAGCAGGTGTGGATGCTTTTCATGTGAGCTCAGGCGGAGAAGGACCCGCTGGCGAGAGAAAACCAGGCAATTACCCGGGCTATCAGGTTCCATTCGCACGTAAAATCCGTGAGGCGCTGAATGTCCCCGTCATTGCTGTAGGTATGCTCGAAGATCCAGCGCTTGCTGAATCCGTTATCGGCAGTGAAGATGCCGACCTTGTCGCGATTGCACGGGGCATGCTGCGTGATCCGTACTGGGCTACACATGCAGCCATTACGCTTCGCAATGAACCGAATAATGTTCCAAAACAGTATGCTCGAGCTTACTGA
- the rlmN gene encoding 23S rRNA (adenine(2503)-C(2))-methyltransferase RlmN: protein MNKESIYGLTLDQLIAWLEGNGHKKSRALQVWDWLYRKRVTDFSEMTDVKQDCIQSLEEHFVIQTLTEHTRQESADGTMKFLFKLQDGNLIETVLMRHKFGLSVCVTTQVGCNIGCSFCASGLLAKSRDLSSAEVVEQIMKVQFHLDKAAKEERVSHIVVMGIGEPFDNFENMVDFIRVVKDQKGLDIAARHITVSTSGLANKIIEFADSDLKVNLAISLHAPTNELRTRIMKINKAIPIEKLMQAIEYYLEKTNRRITLEYILLKDVNDGREHALQLAELIQHIRHLANVNLIPYNPVDEHSQYQRSERESVRAFYDTLKKQGISCSVRLEHGTDIDAACGQLRSKQIKQSAGDNPSQDSLVVG from the coding sequence ATGAATAAAGAATCCATCTATGGATTAACATTGGATCAATTGATTGCATGGCTTGAGGGAAATGGACACAAAAAATCGCGGGCACTACAAGTCTGGGATTGGCTATATCGGAAGCGCGTGACGGATTTCTCAGAGATGACGGATGTGAAGCAAGATTGTATTCAGAGTCTGGAAGAGCACTTCGTCATTCAAACTTTGACGGAACATACAAGGCAAGAATCAGCGGACGGCACGATGAAGTTCCTGTTCAAGCTGCAGGATGGTAATTTGATCGAGACTGTGTTAATGAGACACAAATTCGGTTTGTCTGTATGTGTAACAACGCAGGTTGGCTGTAACATTGGGTGCAGCTTCTGTGCGAGCGGGCTTTTGGCCAAAAGTCGCGATCTATCCAGCGCCGAAGTCGTGGAACAAATTATGAAGGTTCAGTTTCATTTGGACAAAGCGGCCAAAGAGGAACGTGTCAGCCACATTGTTGTGATGGGGATTGGTGAACCATTTGATAATTTTGAAAATATGGTTGATTTCATCCGCGTCGTGAAAGATCAAAAAGGTCTAGACATTGCTGCCAGACATATTACGGTATCAACAAGTGGTCTTGCTAATAAAATTATCGAATTCGCGGACTCGGATTTGAAGGTCAATCTGGCGATTTCTCTGCATGCCCCGACGAATGAGCTTCGTACCCGGATCATGAAAATAAACAAAGCGATTCCGATTGAGAAATTGATGCAGGCGATCGAATACTATTTGGAGAAAACGAACCGGAGAATTACATTGGAGTACATCCTGCTGAAGGATGTTAATGACGGTAGAGAGCATGCGCTGCAATTAGCGGAGCTCATCCAGCATATTCGCCACCTTGCCAATGTGAACTTAATTCCTTACAATCCTGTGGACGAGCACAGTCAATATCAACGGAGCGAGCGGGAATCCGTACGTGCTTTCTATGATACTTTGAAAAAACAGGGCATTAGCTGCAGTGTTCGCCTTGAGCATGGAACGGATATTGATGCCGCTTGCGGACAATTAAGAAGCAAACAGATCAAACAATCCGCAGGGGATAACCCCAGTCAGGATAGTTTGGTTGTCGGATAA
- a CDS encoding cupin domain-containing protein produces the protein MTTPEIAYTKPDVQYFFDINKNRLKTRNAENFINRLGRENLNTLGNVSLLDIYLSKGRVVEPHYHQNASELVYCITGTARVSLINPFNNVITNVTITPGQVANIPQGWWHWEVALEDGTHLLAIFDAPYPEYIFGSDILTKTPIEVLAHTYCLDPELLRKTLKPLDNQTIIIGPTDECVSEMHKRQAYPSYSNMPSHPHAAPQYQYPPQNNYNYGNQQR, from the coding sequence GTGACTACACCTGAGATAGCATATACAAAACCCGATGTTCAGTACTTTTTTGATATCAATAAAAACCGATTAAAAACTAGGAATGCTGAAAACTTTATTAATCGATTGGGACGAGAAAACCTAAACACACTTGGTAACGTTTCTTTGCTTGATATTTATTTAAGCAAGGGACGTGTTGTTGAACCACATTATCATCAAAATGCCTCAGAGCTTGTTTATTGTATTACGGGAACGGCTAGGGTCTCCCTAATTAATCCTTTTAATAATGTGATTACCAATGTGACGATAACCCCTGGACAAGTGGCCAATATTCCACAGGGTTGGTGGCATTGGGAAGTGGCTTTAGAAGATGGTACCCACTTGCTCGCAATCTTTGATGCGCCATATCCAGAGTATATTTTCGGGTCTGATATTCTTACGAAAACACCAATAGAAGTCCTTGCCCATACGTATTGTTTAGATCCTGAACTATTGAGGAAAACTCTTAAACCTCTAGATAATCAGACCATTATCATTGGACCTACGGATGAATGTGTGTCAGAAATGCATAAGCGGCAGGCCTATCCTTCGTATTCCAACATGCCAAGTCATCCTCATGCTGCTCCTCAATACCAGTATCCCCCTCAAAACAATTATAATTATGGGAATCAACAGCGTTGA
- a CDS encoding MFS transporter: protein MELSHRITKEQAAKEPFPISILSLTVGAFAIGMTEFVIMGLLPNVATDLHVSISSAGQLITMYALGVAIGAPILTVLTHRIPQKKLLCLLMILFILGNGISVFAPNYAILMGARMITALTHGTFFGVGAVIASNLVRPDKRAGAVSIMMAGLTIANIIGVPLGTFIGQHMGWRSSFGAIAIMGIIALIGILIFIPQIRHDKPASIVKQISALAKPKLLLYLLIGALGNAGLFAVFTYITPLLVQVTGFAEHSVTWILVLFGCGVTIGNIVGGKLADWKLMPSILGLYLSICVLLTLFTFTIYSPIAAVLTIFLWGAASFAVFPGLQVRIMSLAQAAPALASTSSHSAGNLGNASGAFIGGWVITHLSITSLPWVGAILVGLALVLGFACYLAERKPAKA, encoded by the coding sequence ATGGAGTTATCACACCGCATTACCAAGGAACAAGCTGCCAAAGAACCGTTCCCCATCTCTATACTTTCTCTTACCGTTGGCGCCTTTGCCATTGGAATGACTGAATTTGTCATCATGGGGCTTCTGCCTAATGTTGCTACTGATTTGCATGTCAGCATCTCATCCGCAGGACAGCTAATTACGATGTATGCTCTAGGGGTAGCTATCGGCGCGCCGATACTGACGGTTCTCACGCACCGAATCCCGCAGAAGAAACTGTTATGTCTGCTTATGATCTTATTTATTCTCGGTAACGGAATCTCTGTTTTCGCTCCAAACTATGCCATTCTGATGGGAGCCCGTATGATAACCGCATTGACACACGGAACTTTCTTTGGCGTTGGAGCTGTTATCGCTTCCAATCTTGTGCGCCCGGACAAGCGGGCCGGGGCCGTTTCCATTATGATGGCCGGTCTCACCATTGCCAATATTATCGGCGTTCCTCTGGGGACATTCATCGGTCAACATATGGGGTGGCGATCCTCATTTGGCGCGATTGCAATCATGGGAATCATTGCACTAATCGGTATTCTTATCTTTATCCCGCAAATTCGGCATGACAAACCTGCAAGTATCGTTAAGCAGATTAGCGCTCTCGCCAAGCCCAAGCTTCTTCTATACCTGCTGATCGGAGCACTAGGCAACGCCGGCTTATTCGCCGTATTTACGTATATTACGCCACTGCTGGTGCAGGTCACTGGTTTTGCTGAGCATAGCGTAACTTGGATTCTAGTCCTCTTCGGTTGTGGAGTAACCATCGGCAATATCGTCGGCGGGAAGCTTGCGGACTGGAAGCTGATGCCTTCCATACTGGGACTTTACCTTTCGATATGTGTCCTTCTCACTCTCTTCACCTTTACCATTTATAGTCCAATCGCTGCCGTATTGACTATTTTCCTGTGGGGAGCTGCTTCCTTCGCTGTGTTTCCTGGGCTGCAAGTACGAATCATGAGCCTAGCACAGGCGGCGCCAGCACTTGCCTCTACCTCCAGCCATTCTGCCGGTAATCTAGGAAATGCATCTGGCGCTTTCATTGGGGGATGGGTCATTACACATCTATCCATCACATCCCTCCCTTGGGTCGGCGCTATACTCGTAGGACTGGCGCTGGTCCTAGGATTTGCTTGCTATCTCGCAGAGCGTAAGCCTGCTAAGGCTTAA
- a CDS encoding SGNH/GDSL hydrolase family protein — translation MQIKYGTRKGAAKPMEPTMNPLWTKLVQFQHPDKMLSFASNLDEKLIAALYGMDMESYVAVKRQLEDQAHEAAIQLLQDQGFADRVDQLPFKPGETVIGVGESTTDDLLSWLEILRHLLLERRPHDGIRIINEGVSGSTSTQILGRFSGVMAKQPDWIICMIGGNDVLRIGPEPTKTQVSLEETAKNLSAIRYVAAAQTKAHWVWITPPTFDEKRAGMNPHFQRGQLVWRNDDIIAIGDKIRGQPEIVVDTQLATRFPAAPELIGPDGIHPSIAGQKAIVSWLVEELTGGKAE, via the coding sequence ATGCAGATAAAATATGGAACAAGAAAAGGAGCGGCCAAACCGATGGAACCTACGATGAATCCTCTATGGACAAAGCTTGTTCAGTTCCAACATCCTGATAAGATGCTGAGCTTCGCGAGCAATCTTGATGAGAAATTGATAGCGGCACTTTACGGAATGGATATGGAAAGCTATGTTGCTGTAAAACGGCAATTGGAAGATCAGGCGCATGAAGCGGCGATTCAATTGCTTCAAGATCAAGGTTTCGCTGACCGTGTTGATCAGTTGCCCTTTAAACCGGGAGAGACGGTCATCGGTGTTGGAGAAAGTACGACCGACGATCTGCTTTCTTGGCTGGAGATCTTGCGTCACCTTCTGTTGGAGCGGCGGCCGCATGACGGGATTCGCATCATCAACGAAGGTGTTTCGGGCAGCACATCCACACAGATTCTTGGGCGTTTTAGCGGAGTTATGGCCAAACAGCCCGATTGGATCATTTGCATGATCGGGGGCAACGACGTGCTGCGTATAGGGCCGGAGCCGACCAAAACGCAGGTTAGCCTAGAAGAGACGGCTAAAAACTTGTCGGCAATCCGATATGTCGCCGCAGCGCAGACCAAGGCGCATTGGGTTTGGATAACACCACCGACTTTCGACGAGAAGCGAGCGGGTATGAATCCGCATTTTCAGCGGGGGCAGCTTGTTTGGCGCAATGATGACATCATCGCAATCGGCGATAAGATCCGTGGACAGCCGGAAATTGTTGTCGATACGCAATTAGCAACCCGATTCCCAGCAGCACCTGAACTGATCGGTCCGGACGGTATCCATCCATCCATAGCCGGACAGAAAGCGATCGTTTCTTGGTTGGTTGAGGAGCTCACTGGGGGGAAAGCGGAATGA
- a CDS encoding DUF6220 domain-containing protein: MEIGIENKGASTGVDAANTQRLPIIVRGVRLFYEILAWAFLLCIIVQVFIAGLASFMDPADWEIHKMFVRIFALTPLVMFLLTFVGRIRGQVRWLCLGLFGMVIFQFLTVQIFTSAFVLAAFHPVIALLLFWGSVTTVKRIPRG, from the coding sequence ATGGAAATCGGTATAGAAAACAAGGGGGCTTCTACCGGGGTGGATGCTGCGAATACCCAACGGCTGCCGATAATCGTTCGAGGGGTGCGTCTTTTCTATGAAATACTGGCTTGGGCGTTCTTACTTTGCATCATCGTACAGGTTTTCATCGCCGGCTTGGCCAGCTTCATGGATCCGGCCGATTGGGAAATACACAAGATGTTTGTGCGGATATTCGCGTTGACTCCCTTAGTGATGTTCCTGCTTACGTTTGTTGGGAGAATTCGAGGACAGGTTCGCTGGTTATGTCTCGGTTTATTCGGTATGGTCATATTTCAGTTTCTTACTGTTCAGATCTTTACATCCGCCTTTGTGTTGGCGGCGTTTCATCCTGTTATTGCGCTGCTGTTGTTCTGGGGTTCGGTCACAACCGTGAAACGAATACCTAGAGGGTAA